Proteins from a genomic interval of Ralstonia wenshanensis:
- a CDS encoding carboxymuconolactone decarboxylase family protein, which translates to MKNVLTLLSTAALVLMTSAHAAGRLPTIPPDKYDAEQAKAAQDFQAARKVPVFGPFEPLMHSPEVMSQTRAMGDYLRYHSAIGNTLSELVILVTAREWSQDYEWYVHHPIALKAGIKPGIADAIADGRRPTGMSEDEEIVYDFTTELIRNKRVGDGTYARAEKRFGNKGIVDMTGICGYYTLLAMEMNVAQYPVPKNAAKLARFPEP; encoded by the coding sequence TTGAAAAACGTACTGACATTACTGTCGACAGCCGCATTGGTGCTGATGACGTCTGCACACGCAGCCGGGCGCCTGCCAACCATTCCGCCGGACAAATACGACGCCGAACAGGCCAAGGCAGCGCAAGACTTCCAGGCTGCGCGCAAGGTGCCTGTATTCGGCCCGTTCGAGCCCCTGATGCATAGCCCGGAGGTGATGAGCCAGACCCGCGCCATGGGCGACTATCTGCGATATCACTCCGCCATCGGCAACACGCTGAGCGAGTTGGTCATCCTCGTCACCGCGCGGGAATGGAGCCAGGATTACGAGTGGTACGTGCACCATCCGATCGCCCTGAAGGCCGGCATCAAACCCGGTATTGCCGATGCGATTGCCGATGGCCGCCGCCCCACCGGGATGAGTGAGGACGAGGAGATCGTCTATGACTTCACGACCGAACTGATCCGCAACAAGCGCGTGGGCGACGGCACCTATGCACGGGCGGAAAAGCGCTTCGGCAATAAGGGCATCGTAGACATGACCGGTATCTGCGGTTACTACACGCTGCTCGCCATGGAAATGAACGTGGCGCAGTATCCGGTGCCGAAAAATGCCGCCAAGCTCGCGCGTTTCCCCGAGCCCTGA
- a CDS encoding acetyl-CoA hydrolase/transferase family protein — protein sequence MTSDIGGRIRLQSLLDKVVSADEAAALIRDGMTVGMSGFTRAGDCKAVPFALARRAAHEPLRITLMTGASLGNDIDKVLAEADVIARRLPFQADATLRRKINAGEVMFIDQHLSETVEQLRSRQIAPLDVAVVEATAITENGGIVPTTSVGNSASFAVLAKQVIVEINLNMPANLEGLHDIFFPVQRPHRQPIPLIAPEQRIGLPYIPIDPRKIAAIVITGQDDSPSNVLPPDVETNAIAGHLNAFLAREVRTGRLSPTLQPLQAGIGTISNAVLHGFIDSPFHDLKMYSEVLQDSSIELLDSGKLAFASASSITLSRPVYKRFLTELERYKSRVVLRPQEISNHPEVIRRLGLITINTALECDIYGNVNSTHVGGTHMMNGIGGSGDFARNAHLSVFVTKSLAKDGDISSIVPMVSHVDHTEHDVDIIVTEHGLADLRGLAPRERAVQIISNCADPRYRELLRDYVVRAQRRGGHTPHLLEEALAWHVRFRDEGSMAPAGFTEEGVLPEPALSA from the coding sequence ATGACCTCTGATATTGGCGGCCGCATTCGGTTGCAATCCCTGCTGGACAAAGTGGTGTCTGCGGACGAAGCCGCAGCCCTGATCCGCGATGGCATGACGGTCGGCATGAGCGGTTTCACCCGTGCCGGCGACTGCAAGGCCGTGCCGTTTGCCCTGGCCCGACGTGCTGCGCACGAGCCGCTGCGCATTACCCTGATGACTGGCGCATCACTGGGCAACGACATCGACAAGGTGTTGGCCGAAGCCGATGTGATCGCCCGCCGCCTGCCGTTCCAGGCCGATGCCACCTTGCGACGCAAGATCAACGCAGGCGAGGTCATGTTCATTGACCAGCACTTGTCGGAAACCGTCGAGCAACTGCGTTCGCGGCAGATTGCACCGCTGGATGTGGCGGTTGTTGAAGCCACGGCCATCACCGAGAACGGCGGCATCGTGCCGACCACGTCGGTAGGCAATTCCGCCAGCTTTGCGGTGCTGGCGAAACAGGTGATTGTCGAGATCAACCTGAACATGCCCGCCAATCTGGAAGGGCTGCACGATATCTTCTTCCCGGTGCAGCGGCCGCACCGTCAGCCGATTCCGCTCATTGCACCGGAGCAGCGCATCGGCCTGCCGTATATCCCGATCGATCCGCGCAAGATTGCTGCCATCGTCATCACGGGGCAGGACGACAGCCCGTCCAACGTGCTGCCGCCCGATGTGGAGACCAACGCCATCGCCGGGCATCTGAACGCATTCCTGGCGCGAGAGGTTCGCACCGGCCGTCTTTCGCCCACGCTGCAGCCGCTGCAGGCGGGTATCGGGACGATTTCCAACGCGGTCCTGCATGGCTTCATCGACTCGCCGTTCCATGACCTCAAGATGTATTCGGAGGTGCTGCAGGACAGCTCCATCGAGCTGCTCGACTCGGGCAAGCTGGCGTTTGCCTCGGCTTCGTCGATCACGCTGTCCCGCCCGGTGTACAAGCGGTTCCTGACAGAACTGGAGCGCTACAAGTCGCGGGTGGTGTTGCGGCCGCAGGAGATCAGCAACCACCCGGAGGTGATCCGCCGGCTGGGTCTGATCACCATCAATACCGCGCTGGAATGCGACATTTACGGCAACGTGAATTCGACGCACGTAGGCGGCACGCACATGATGAACGGCATCGGCGGCTCGGGCGACTTTGCGCGCAATGCGCATCTGTCGGTCTTCGTGACCAAGTCATTGGCCAAGGACGGCGACATCTCGAGCATCGTCCCGATGGTCTCGCATGTGGACCACACCGAGCACGACGTCGACATCATCGTCACCGAACATGGCTTGGCCGACTTGCGCGGGCTGGCGCCGCGCGAGCGTGCCGTGCAGATCATCAGCAACTGTGCGGACCCCCGCTACCGCGAGCTGCTGCGCGACTACGTTGTGCGCGCGCAGCGGCGCGGCGGACATACCCCGCATCTGCTGGAAGAGGCGCTGGCCTGGCATGTCCGCTTCCGCGATGAGGGCTCGATGGCTCCGGCGGGGTTCACGGAAGAAGGCGTGCTCCCGGAACCTGCATTGAGCGCTTGA
- a CDS encoding LysR family transcriptional regulator — translation MPIDIRALRYFVETARLQSFTQAASSLSVTQSTISKMVRQLENEVGQPLLIREGRQVRLTDVGRVVYARGQETLGVVHRLTLEVADLSSLGRGELTVGIPPMVNLFFSPVVSAFRQRYPNLALNLAEYGGKTVEQQVANGELEVGATVLPGDSGLELATRQFAKYPIWVVGPRKAKWAKGKTVSLSALRDEPLLLLAEDFSLTRKLRQAFLEARIEPHIAAQSGHWEFLASMAAAGLGTTFLPQPLVANLANRDKLAVARLTAPDMDWALAHLWSPGRYLSHAARAWLATCEEVLGA, via the coding sequence ATGCCCATCGATATCCGAGCCCTTCGTTACTTCGTTGAAACCGCGCGGCTGCAGAGCTTCACGCAGGCAGCGAGTTCGCTCTCGGTCACACAGTCCACCATCAGCAAGATGGTGCGTCAGTTGGAAAACGAGGTTGGCCAGCCGCTGCTGATCCGCGAAGGCAGGCAGGTGCGGCTCACCGACGTGGGCCGTGTCGTGTATGCGCGCGGCCAGGAAACGCTCGGCGTGGTGCACAGGCTGACGCTTGAAGTGGCTGACCTGTCTTCGCTTGGGCGGGGCGAACTCACGGTCGGCATCCCGCCGATGGTGAACCTGTTCTTCTCGCCCGTCGTCAGCGCATTTCGGCAGCGTTATCCCAACCTGGCGCTGAACCTGGCCGAGTACGGCGGCAAGACGGTGGAACAACAGGTAGCCAACGGCGAACTGGAGGTCGGCGCCACGGTTCTGCCCGGCGACAGCGGCCTCGAACTAGCTACGCGGCAGTTTGCAAAGTATCCGATCTGGGTGGTGGGACCGCGCAAGGCGAAATGGGCCAAGGGCAAGACCGTCAGCCTCTCGGCGCTGCGTGACGAGCCGCTGCTATTGCTGGCCGAGGATTTCTCCCTCACGCGCAAGCTGCGCCAAGCGTTTCTCGAAGCCCGCATCGAGCCGCACATCGCCGCGCAGAGCGGGCACTGGGAATTCCTCGCCTCGATGGCGGCTGCGGGACTGGGCACGACGTTTTTGCCACAGCCGCTGGTGGCCAACCTTGCCAACCGCGACAAGCTGGCCGTGGCACGCCTGACCGCTCCCGACATGGATTGGGCGCTTGCGCACCTGTGGTCGCCGGGCCGGTACCTGTCCCACGCCGCTCGCGCGTGGCTTGCGACGTGCGAGGAAGTGCTGGGCGCCTGA
- a CDS encoding aldehyde dehydrogenase family protein, which yields MQQRDKLFINGKWVAPQGKGVIEVIHSATEAVMGTIPEGSAADAEAAVAAARAAFDDWAATPVAKRAEYIQKIADGLQARSEELAQLIAGEVGMPIKLARAIQVGGPIYNWGNFAKLLSTFEFEEHVGNSLVVREPVGVVGAITPWNYPLNQITLKVAPALAAGCTVVLKPSEVAPLNAFVLAEVIEEAGLPPGVFNLVTGYGPVVGEVLASDPDVDMVSFTGSTRAGKRVAELASQSVKRVALELGGKSASVILDDADLASAVKGTLSACFLNSGQTCSAHTRMLVPRAKYEEVKALAAQFAAAYVPGDPAQETTRLGPLISAVQRDRVLGYIRKGLEEGAELITGGADTPEGLSTGFFVKPTVLGNVKTTDTVAREEIFGPVLTVICYDDEEEAVRIANDSIYGLGGGVWSGDEARAIRVARRIRTGQVNINGGPFNMQAPFGGYKQSGHGRENGKYGLEEFLEYKAMQLNPAKTA from the coding sequence ATGCAGCAACGCGACAAGCTTTTCATCAATGGCAAGTGGGTGGCGCCCCAAGGCAAGGGCGTCATTGAAGTGATTCATTCGGCCACTGAAGCGGTGATGGGCACCATTCCCGAAGGCAGCGCGGCCGATGCGGAAGCCGCCGTGGCAGCGGCCCGCGCCGCATTTGATGACTGGGCTGCCACGCCCGTGGCCAAGCGCGCCGAATACATCCAGAAGATTGCCGACGGCCTGCAGGCCCGCAGCGAAGAGCTGGCGCAGTTGATTGCCGGCGAAGTCGGCATGCCGATCAAGCTGGCGCGCGCCATCCAGGTGGGTGGCCCCATCTATAACTGGGGCAATTTCGCCAAGCTGCTCAGCACGTTTGAATTTGAAGAGCACGTTGGCAACTCGCTGGTGGTGCGTGAGCCGGTGGGCGTGGTGGGTGCCATCACGCCATGGAACTACCCGCTCAACCAGATCACGCTGAAGGTTGCGCCCGCGCTGGCGGCCGGCTGCACGGTGGTGCTCAAGCCGTCGGAAGTGGCGCCGCTCAACGCCTTCGTGCTGGCGGAAGTCATTGAAGAAGCCGGGCTGCCGCCGGGCGTGTTCAACCTTGTCACCGGCTATGGCCCGGTGGTGGGCGAGGTGCTGGCAAGTGATCCGGATGTCGACATGGTGTCGTTCACGGGCTCGACGCGTGCAGGCAAGCGTGTGGCGGAACTGGCATCGCAGTCGGTCAAGCGCGTGGCGCTGGAGTTGGGCGGCAAGTCGGCGTCGGTGATCCTGGATGATGCGGACCTGGCATCGGCGGTAAAGGGCACGTTGTCGGCGTGCTTCCTGAACTCTGGGCAAACGTGCTCGGCGCACACACGCATGCTGGTGCCGCGCGCGAAGTACGAAGAGGTGAAGGCGCTGGCCGCGCAGTTTGCCGCCGCCTACGTGCCGGGTGATCCGGCGCAGGAAACCACGCGCCTGGGGCCGCTCATCTCGGCCGTGCAGCGCGACCGCGTGCTTGGCTACATCCGCAAGGGCCTGGAAGAGGGCGCCGAACTCATTACCGGCGGCGCCGACACGCCGGAAGGCCTGTCCACCGGCTTCTTCGTCAAGCCGACGGTGCTCGGCAACGTCAAGACGACCGACACCGTGGCGCGCGAAGAAATCTTCGGCCCCGTGCTCACCGTGATCTGCTACGACGACGAGGAAGAGGCCGTCCGCATTGCCAACGACAGCATCTACGGCCTGGGCGGCGGTGTGTGGTCGGGCGATGAGGCGCGGGCGATTCGTGTGGCGCGGCGCATCCGCACGGGCCAGGTCAACATCAACGGCGGGCCGTTTAACATGCAGGCGCCGTTTGGCGGCTACAAGCAGTCCGGCCACGGGCGCGAGAACGGCAAGTACGGCCTGGAGGAGTTCCTGGAGTACAAGGCGATGCAGCTCAATCCTGCGAAGACGGCCTGA
- a CDS encoding DUF1289 domain-containing protein: MTESTAFSPMPDDATSASDSTLLGRPDSPCIGICSTLFDEVCQGCGRTQLEVSNWVFMTDEERNTVWTRILAEGTAQGYNPDGSRK, from the coding sequence ATGACCGAATCGACCGCATTCAGCCCCATGCCAGACGACGCAACCAGTGCTTCCGACAGCACCCTGCTGGGCCGCCCAGACAGTCCCTGCATCGGCATCTGCTCGACGCTCTTCGACGAGGTCTGCCAAGGCTGCGGGCGCACACAGCTTGAGGTCAGCAACTGGGTGTTCATGACGGACGAAGAGCGCAACACGGTCTGGACGCGCATCCTGGCCGAAGGCACGGCCCAGGGCTACAACCCCGATGGCAGCCGCAAGTAG